ATATGGAAATTTCCTGGCGCAATCAGTACTCTTCCAGGAAAAACCTCGTCTCCCTGACTTGCCTCTTTCACCTCGAAGGGGAAGATTTCATTCAGATGCTTCGCGAACTCCGTCGAAAACACGGGTGGAATATGCTGTGTCACGACGATGCCTGGAGGGTTTGGGGGCAATCCTGCGAGCACTTCACGAATGGCCTGCGTTCCGCCTGTTGAAGCGCCTATGGCGATGACGGTGGAGGGATGACAACGGTTCAGCGGCTCGACTGCAGGTGGAACAATGGGTGAGGCTATCTTGTGGACAAGTGGACGGGAGCGAGCGGCCGCACGCAATTTGGCAATCAGGCTGGCTCGTAACTCGCCCACGGAATACGGCCCCTGGGGCTTTGCCAAAACCTCTACCGCTCCATATCGCAGGGCCTCGACTGCAGCCTGGCAGGAGGCGTGTCCAAGAGAACTAATCACAATCACCGGCATGGGATGGTACTGCATCAACTTCTTCAGGAAAGTAAGACCATCCATGCGCGGCATTTCAATATCCAGCGTCAGCACGTCGGGCTGCAGCGCAAGGATTTTATCTCGTGCAATGAATGGGTCGGGAGCTGTCCCTACCAACTCCAAGTCGCTCTCCGCGGCAATAGCATCGGAAAGGATCTTGCGGACGATAGCAGAATCGTCCACAACAAGGACCTTTATCTTTCGCGCGGAATTGAGCATCACTCTGGCACTAACTCCAGCCAGACGGAAAGAAACCCATCCTCCAGTTGAAGGATGCGCGACGAGCAGTTGTCGGAATGAAAGGGCTGAAGTTTACCGACCCTTATTGTGCTCTCTGGATGAGACAGGTGAAAGCTGCTTGC
This genomic interval from Acidisarcina sp. contains the following:
- a CDS encoding chemotaxis response regulator protein-glutamate methylesterase; protein product: MLNSARKIKVLVVDDSAIVRKILSDAIAAESDLELVGTAPDPFIARDKILALQPDVLTLDIEMPRMDGLTFLKKLMQYHPMPVIVISSLGHASCQAAVEALRYGAVEVLAKPQGPYSVGELRASLIAKLRAAARSRPLVHKIASPIVPPAVEPLNRCHPSTVIAIGASTGGTQAIREVLAGLPPNPPGIVVTQHIPPVFSTEFAKHLNEIFPFEVKEASQGDEVFPGRVLIAPGNFHMLLRREGYRYWVQVQDGPQVCYQRPSVDVLFSSVADSAAKHAIGVLLTGMGADGGQGLLRIKRAGGNTIAQDEQSSVVYGMPREAARLGAADQILPLHSIAKSMLDLAARMA